From Apteryx mantelli isolate bAptMan1 chromosome 14, bAptMan1.hap1, whole genome shotgun sequence, the proteins below share one genomic window:
- the BNIP1 gene encoding vesicle transport protein SEC20 isoform X1 → MAAAASVPLRVCNQEIVRFDLEIKAAVQDIRDCPGPLSALTELNAAVKEKFQQLRGRLQELEQMAKEQDKESEKQALLQEVENHKKQMLSNQAAWRKANLACKIAIDNSEKDQLLQGRDTLRQRKTTKESLAESASNITESLMGISRMMSQQVQQSEETVQTLANSSRTILEANEEFKSMSGTIQLGRKLITKYNRRELTDKLLIFLALALFLATVLYILKKRLFPFL, encoded by the exons atggcggcggccgcCTCGGTGCCGCTGCGGGTCTGCAACCAGGAGATCGTCAGGTTCGACCTGGAGATCAAGGCGGCCGTGCAG GACATCCGGGACTGCCCGGGGCCGCTGAGCGCCCTCACGGAGCTCAACGCCGCCGTGAAGGAGAAGTTCCAGCAGCTCCGCGGCCGCCTCCAG GAGCTTGAACAGATGGCGAAGGAGCAAGATAAAGAATCGGAGAAACAAGCCTTGCTCCAGGAAGTGGAAAACCATAAAAAGCAAATGCTCAG CAATCAGGCAGCTTGGAGAAAGGCAAATCTAGCATGCAAAATTGCTATTGACAACTCTGAGAAAGATCAGCTGCTGCAGGGAAGAGACACCTTAAGACAAAG aAAGACTACAAAGGAGAGTCTGGCAGAAAGTGCAAGTAACATCACGGAGAGTCTGATGGGCATCAGCAGGATGATGTcccagcaagtccagcagagtgAGGAGACTGTGCAAACCCTAG cCAATTCTTCACGAACCATCCTGGAAGCAAATGAAGAATTTAAGTCTATGTCTGGGACAATCCAGTTGGGAAGAAAGCTAATAACAAAGTACAACCGCAGAGAACTGACAGACAAGCTTCTCATCTTTCTCGCCCTTGCCTTATTCCTGGCCACTGTGCTctatattttgaagaaaagactCTTTCCATTTTTGTAA
- the BNIP1 gene encoding vesicle transport protein SEC20 isoform X2, with product MAAAASVPLRVCNQEIVRFDLEIKAAVQDIRDCPGPLSALTELNAAVKEKFQQLRGRLQELEQMAKEQDKESEKQALLQEVENHKKQMLRKTTKESLAESASNITESLMGISRMMSQQVQQSEETVQTLANSSRTILEANEEFKSMSGTIQLGRKLITKYNRRELTDKLLIFLALALFLATVLYILKKRLFPFL from the exons atggcggcggccgcCTCGGTGCCGCTGCGGGTCTGCAACCAGGAGATCGTCAGGTTCGACCTGGAGATCAAGGCGGCCGTGCAG GACATCCGGGACTGCCCGGGGCCGCTGAGCGCCCTCACGGAGCTCAACGCCGCCGTGAAGGAGAAGTTCCAGCAGCTCCGCGGCCGCCTCCAG GAGCTTGAACAGATGGCGAAGGAGCAAGATAAAGAATCGGAGAAACAAGCCTTGCTCCAGGAAGTGGAAAACCATAAAAAGCAAATGCTCAG aAAGACTACAAAGGAGAGTCTGGCAGAAAGTGCAAGTAACATCACGGAGAGTCTGATGGGCATCAGCAGGATGATGTcccagcaagtccagcagagtgAGGAGACTGTGCAAACCCTAG cCAATTCTTCACGAACCATCCTGGAAGCAAATGAAGAATTTAAGTCTATGTCTGGGACAATCCAGTTGGGAAGAAAGCTAATAACAAAGTACAACCGCAGAGAACTGACAGACAAGCTTCTCATCTTTCTCGCCCTTGCCTTATTCCTGGCCACTGTGCTctatattttgaagaaaagactCTTTCCATTTTTGTAA
- the NKX2-5 gene encoding homeobox protein Nkx-2.5, whose translation MFPSPVTTTPFSVKDILNLEQHQSGLAPMELSALSSPSCMLSTFKQETYSAEPPALPELREELPEAHPAKSAFPSSYYVKSYVEMDSAKDAKADKKELCSLHKSLEQEKRDLEDPERPRQRKRRKPRVLFSQAQVYELERRFKQQKYLSAPERDHLANVLKLTSTQVKIWFQNRRYKCKRQRQDQTLEMVGIPPPRRIAVPVLVRDGKPCLGESSPYSSPYNVSINPYSYNAYPAYTNYNSPACNANYNCNYPSMQTMQPSAAGNNFMNFGVGDLNSVQTPIPQGNAGISTLHGIRAW comes from the exons ATGTTTCCTAGCCCTGTGACAACGACACCCTTCTCGGTCAAGGACATTTTGAACCTGGAGCAGCATCAGAGCGGCCTGGCGCCCATGGAGCTCTCGGCGCTGTCCTCGCCCTCCTGCATGCTCTCCACCTTCAAGCAGGAGACGTACAGCGccgagcccccagccctgcccgagCTGCGGGAGGAGCTGCCCGAGGCGCACCCGGCCAAAAGCGCCTTCCCCAGCTCCTACTACGTTAAAAGCTACGTGGAAATGGACTCGGCCAAGGACGCCAAGGCGGACAAGAAAG AACTGTGTTCCCTGCACAAGAGCCTGGAGCAGGAGAAAAGAGACCTGGAAGATCCCGAGCGCCCCAgacaaaggaagaggaggaaacctCGTGTGCTCTTTTCTCAAGCCCAGGTCTACGAACTGGAGAGAAGGTTCAAGCAGCAGAAGTATCTCTCGGCCCCCGAGAGAGACCATCTAGCAAACGTCCTAAAGCTCACCTCTACCCAGGTTAAAATTTGGTTCCAGAATAGAAGGTATAAATGCAAAAGGCAGAGACAGGATCAGACCCTCGAAATGGTGGGgatcccgccgccccggcggatAGCGGTGCCTGTCCTGGTGCGCGACGGGAAGCCCTGCTTGGGGGAGTCTTCTCCCTACAGTTCACCGTACAATGTCAGCATTAACCCCTACAGCTACAACGCCTACCCTGCGTACACCAACTACAACAGCCCCGCCTGCAATGCCAACTACAACTGCAACTACCCCTCCATGCAGACCATGCAGCCCTCCGCGGCCGGCAACAACTTCATGAACTTCGGGGTAGGGGACTTGAATTCAGTGCAAACGCCCATCCCGCAGGGCAACGCGGGCATTTCCACGCTGCACGGGATCCGCGCCTGGTAG